Within Anopheles ziemanni chromosome 2, idAnoZiCoDA_A2_x.2, whole genome shotgun sequence, the genomic segment TACCGGTCGCGACCGCCATCAGCGATATTTTGCTGTTCGGACACCAGGCAACCGAGCGTACAATGTCCCCGGTTGGGATCGTGCGGATGCAACGTGCGGTGGAAATTTCCCAAACTGGAATTAAATTAATCATGGTAAATATAATGAAGTGCGCGCATTACATAGGTTGGAACTTACTTTTGACAGTGTGATCATCTGATCCGGTCACAATATATTCGCCCAACGGTTCCACGCTCATAGTGCGAATCATATCCGTGTGGCCCTTGTAGATTAGGTTCTGCAGCGTCGGGAACGGTTGCAGCTCGCGCGGCGATGGAAGCTTCGGGACCAAATACTCCGGTCCGACCGTGACACGCGTCCGCTTGCCACGCGGGCAAAGGTACAGATCGAGGCAGCGAATGAAACGCTCCTTGATGTAATTACTGTACGCCGGAACCTCACGCAAACTGTTGAACTTTTGCGGGATAAAGTGCAGCTTCCTCTTCCACGGTTCGTCCTCGTAGCGCTTCCACTGCTCCATCTCTTGCGCGTTGAACAGATACTCCGGCGGCGGGTTGTACGATTCGGCGTGATGTGGCAGTGGCCGTTTCGGTGCCACAACGTGATCGTGAATACGGCGCATCTCCTCCTGCCCATGGTCGGTTTCCCAGAGCATGTAGAACTTCGGTCCCTTGCTGTTCGCCGCCAGCCGACGCTTTTCGGCCTTCGTCTTCATCCAGCCCATCTTCAGGGCGTGCACATACTTGCCGATACGTTGCCTTTCTGCCTTGCTCGGCAGGAATGACTGCTTGCTATCGGGAATGTTCCGAATGGGCATCTGTTCCACCTCCGACGAGAACCATTCGATCCACTTCCCGTAATCGTCGTACTCGGCGTCCGGATTTTGGCCGGCCATGATGCGCTTGATGAGCGCCACGTCCTCCTCGGACAGGACCACGTTCTGGCCCGTCTGCGGATCCTTTACCGTGCGCCCAAAGTCCGGATCTTCCATGCGCTTCAGGAACTCGTCGATAGCATCGCCCTGCTTCGCCTTGACGATCTTCTTCGCATCCCAATCGTACCCGATGTGCTTGTAATCGGTGTACCAGTGCATCGGTATGTTACCGACCGTGTTGCGGATGTCCTCCTCGTCCGACGTGTCACCGTCGGCATACTCATCCAGTGGTTTACCCTTCTTTACCTCTGGcatgggagggaaaatgcCAACACCGCGTACTTTCTTTACAGCATGTTTCTTTAGCACCGACTCAATCTTTTTCAGTTTCGGTatatcgtcatcgtcatcgtcatcgtcatcggcatcatcatcggcatcatCTAGTTTAGCATCCTTGTCGGAATCATCGACATCTGCTTCAGCAACCTCTCCTTTGGCTTCATTCTTTGTGACGGCTTTCTTAACACTGTCCAACTTTGtctctttcttctcttcttcctcCGGGACATCTTCTTCGAATTCGCTGCTTTCATCTCCGTTGTCCTCCTCCGGGGAACTGTCGCTGTTCACGTCAGCGGCCGAATCATCGTCGTCCTCTTCCGATTCATCGCCGTCTGCGGTAGCGGCTTTCTCCACGTCTTTGATCTCAGCTTCGTCGAAGTCGGAATCGGCACTCTCGAAGCTCAATGCTTCTTCATCGTCCGAGACGTACTCCTCGTCGCCCTCCGAATCGCTGCTGTCTGCATCGTTATCGATGTTTCCGAGAAGGTTTTCCTGCACAAATCGTAAAGCGGAAGTGTTAATACATCCTGTCTAGCAATCCTTCGATACGAAACAACACATTCGATACCGGCACTTTAGCATACACAAACCTTATCCGATTCATAGTCGCTCGCTTCGCTATGGTCGCCGCCGGTTTCTTCCAATTCCTGCTGTGGGGCATTTGTTTCCTCTGTCTCTTTGTCCGATGCTTTTCGTTTAATAGTGTTTCGTTTGTTGGCAACCATTTTTTCGccaatattttataataaaacacTTATAAAACATGTACCACGCCGCTTTTAGGCACGTGCGAGATGTTTGACAGCTGTATGTTGACAGCTGTAACAAATGAGGGTATTTCAATTGGGAGGACGGAAACGATACAAACTGTCAGATTTCTCGAcgcggtcccatacaaaaggtaaacaacatctttgaaaaaagcgaaaaaatagctagccgcgtcgtttcgtttccacGTTTGTCTCGACAcgtaggtggcgtcgttttggatcgtcaagacggccagccattttttcgcttttttcaaagtgttgtttaccttttgtatggggcaGCGTCGAGAAGTGTGTCGTTTCCGTCCTCCCAATTATTAAatcttagtttatgaaattctgAGGCGTAGGTGcagaaaccttggttggtattttctgctgaaataacaaatttgttaataactttacaactgctgaaccgatttgtacatgtaaccccttaaatgaaaggtctgctcAAGACACTCAACTTTGTGTAACAATAGATTATTCTATATTTTCTAGGTTTtgagaaagtttatttttcgaaaagcttCGGAAATCTACCGGTTTGACTGGAACAAGGTATTCAATACTTCGAATAGCCATTTAGGCGAAAAATtgccaatttgttaataacttttgattctttgaaccgattttcacgatACGACGGATTGGGACTCGGATTGGgttcgaagatccggatctctcaatggatttgaatcgaaagattcgaatccctgtagggattcagtttccccatcactaaACAGCTGGTTGACAGTTTCGAAGCGTTACAATACGTTACAGCTTAACGCGTTACCGTAAAAATGGTAGGGCATTCAAGGTCcacaaataatatggatcaaatgaaattatagaaattatgttt encodes:
- the LOC131293967 gene encoding ribosome biogenesis protein BOP1 homolog isoform X2, translated to MVANKRNTIKRKASDKETEETNAPQQELEETGGDHSEASDYESDKENLLGNIDNDADSSDSEGDEEYVSDDEEALSFESADSDFDEAEIKDVEKAATADGDESEEDDDDSAADVNSDSSPEEDNGDESSEFEEDVPEEEEKKETKLDSVKKADAKLDDADDDADDDDDDDDDIPKLKKIESVLKKHAVKKVRGVGIFPPMPEVKKGKPLDEYADGDTSDEEDIRNTVGNIPMHWYTDYKHIGYDWDAKKIVKAKQGDAIDEFLKRMEDPDFGRTVKDPQTGQNVVLSEEDVALIKRIMAGQNPDAEYDDYGKWIEWFSSEVEQMPIRNIPDSKQSFLPSKAERQRIGKYVHALKMGWMKTKAEKRRLAANSKGPKFYMLWETDHGQEEMRRIHDHVVAPKRPLPHHAESYNPPPEYLFNAQEMEQWKRYEDEPWKRKLHFIPQKFNSLREVPAYSNYIKERFIRCLDLYLCPRGKRTRVTVGPEYLVPKLPSPRELQPFPTLQNLIYKGHTDMIRTMSVEPLGEYIVTGSDDHTVKIWEISTARCIRTIPTGDIVRSVAWCPNSKISLMAVATGKRVLLINPKVGDHLLVKKTDDLLAEAPRSDTVDNERIQTAVQWGEVTEEERKAGVRVVITHFREVKQVTWHGRGDYFASVMPDAANRSVLIHQLSKRRSQLPFSKSKGLVQCVLFHPVKPCLFVATQRHVRVYDLVRQELLKKLYPGCKWISSMAVHPKGDNLVVGTYEKKLMWFDLDLSTKPYQQLRLHNSAVRNVAFHQRYPLFASASDDRSVIVCHGMVYNDLLQNPLIVPLRRLEQHSRVNDFAVFDVVFHPTQPWVFSSGADSTVRLFT
- the LOC131293967 gene encoding ribosome biogenesis protein BOP1 homolog isoform X1; the encoded protein is MVANKRNTIKRKASDKETEETNAPQQELEETGGDHSEASDYESDKENLLGNIDNDADSSDSEGDEEYVSDDEEALSFESADSDFDEAEIKDVEKAATADGDESEEDDDDSAADVNSDSSPEEDNGDESSEFEEDVPEEEEKKETKLDSVKKAVTKNEAKGEVAEADVDDSDKDAKLDDADDDADDDDDDDDDIPKLKKIESVLKKHAVKKVRGVGIFPPMPEVKKGKPLDEYADGDTSDEEDIRNTVGNIPMHWYTDYKHIGYDWDAKKIVKAKQGDAIDEFLKRMEDPDFGRTVKDPQTGQNVVLSEEDVALIKRIMAGQNPDAEYDDYGKWIEWFSSEVEQMPIRNIPDSKQSFLPSKAERQRIGKYVHALKMGWMKTKAEKRRLAANSKGPKFYMLWETDHGQEEMRRIHDHVVAPKRPLPHHAESYNPPPEYLFNAQEMEQWKRYEDEPWKRKLHFIPQKFNSLREVPAYSNYIKERFIRCLDLYLCPRGKRTRVTVGPEYLVPKLPSPRELQPFPTLQNLIYKGHTDMIRTMSVEPLGEYIVTGSDDHTVKIWEISTARCIRTIPTGDIVRSVAWCPNSKISLMAVATGKRVLLINPKVGDHLLVKKTDDLLAEAPRSDTVDNERIQTAVQWGEVTEEERKAGVRVVITHFREVKQVTWHGRGDYFASVMPDAANRSVLIHQLSKRRSQLPFSKSKGLVQCVLFHPVKPCLFVATQRHVRVYDLVRQELLKKLYPGCKWISSMAVHPKGDNLVVGTYEKKLMWFDLDLSTKPYQQLRLHNSAVRNVAFHQRYPLFASASDDRSVIVCHGMVYNDLLQNPLIVPLRRLEQHSRVNDFAVFDVVFHPTQPWVFSSGADSTVRLFT